From Solea solea chromosome 20, fSolSol10.1, whole genome shotgun sequence, one genomic window encodes:
- the LOC131447588 gene encoding cilia- and flagella-associated protein 69-like isoform X1 has protein sequence MDSAAVLQRKKPDFYVVGPRAPGKNQHAPQVQSKSLDVTKVLHLLEDPLTANLKERHIFVLKKLLKRNQIGFLLRELTGLARILDICAEKVTDHPEYVPIVCEALRICRLPFLKERASDELNYAQDVIAFISHLGCLMRVSEADVRLQLLETVRSFFSNVAGQPRDGMDRATKLKPRTLPPYRFSILSLSLQPTSPGYRLQLLEHSDLTRSLLLSITLLEDQPAVNVQLLKTLQLLSGSSDLNCALILNVRGAEAICLRMNQPDLSGQVLFHSSEILWNLLESGSKAEVTAQLSRMECVISLKDAFFHKLMNSSLPPDLQLRNDLLVITTLIAENPNSQLLESLFLIELMVFITYPELKSHNPLVRNLKLSYNNEDLKMKKLMLNLLVLMSRDFAALQLYREAQVMRALLVLVKPPATRRERRSASRHWSPVQQEELQLQALATLSTIAPLILDDYMVCQGNTHLLLLLDWCVKQDPLFGQGHDSGRRGNKKPQMRHCIRLLRSVTFTGEESVNQDLCDQGTISQLLGILMQMEACPDEEDVVTLEIKSDIQLILSVLCENDMHRKVKTNNELFGSDGVEMTLHFLRKGCSKFYSGLGHNKLILSTVDCVWSCVVGCYTTEDFFLAKDGVALLLHLLISCPRCVHGIILATLLELCDNPNTAPHIRSWRDGVGHTAPRLLLHLWKQEEQELGVTRNNGGGIEDPQNPILGQYQQDLQLSFPADAPSAAVMEISENLRAKIYSIFCKIGFQDLPGLSTKDYVILSIVRRYLDFKVSEVWEEISRELVLDDVRPVSPDLESLGDICVTAEDTARKAMAEQESILEQHEKENISEEALMYTEIKSHCKHRELKAKSWDNYVSKTSNYEVLKEIKAQRKKSMESSKLEDEGLIPEENFVGRVIAVERTEGHGPEGVNVTVARTSMKGADIKLKRQQMST, from the exons ATGGACTCAGCCGCAGTTTTACAGAGAAAGAAACCGGACTTTTATGTTGTTGGACCAAGAGCTCCAGGAAAGAATCAACACGCCCCACag GTCCAGAGTAAAAGTCTTGACGTCACTAAGGTTCTTCATCTTCTTGAAGATCCTCTGACG GCAAACTTGAAGGAGAGGCACATTTTTGTCCTGAAGAAACTGCTGAAGAGAAACCAGATTGGCTTT ctgctgagggagctaaCAGGCTTGGCCAGAATACTCGACATCTGCGCAGAGAAAGTGACGGATCATCCGGAGTACGTGCCCATTGTATGTGAAGCACTTAGAATTTGTAG GCTTCCCTTCCTGAAAGAGAGAGCATCGGACGAGCTGAACTATGCTCAGGACGTCATCGCGTTCATCTCCCACCTGG GTTGTCTCATGAGGGTCTCCGAGGCTGATGTGAGACTACAGCTTCTTGAAACTGTGAGGTCATTCTTCAGCAATGTAGCTGGACAGCCGCGCGACGGTATGGACCGTGCCACCAAGCTAAAGCCTCGGACTTTACCCCCTTACAGATTTTCTATACTTTCACTAA GTCTTCAGCCGACTTCTCCTGGTTAcaggctgcagctgctggagcACAGCGACCTGACACGGTCGCTCCTTCTCTCCATCACCCTGCTGGAGGACCAGCCAGCCGTCAACGTGCAGCTCTTGAAGACACTTCAGCTCCTCTCGGGCTCCTCTG ATCTGAATTGTGCCTTGATACTGAATGTGCGGGGCGCAGAGGCCATATGTCTTCGCATGAACCAACCCGACCTGTCGGGTCAGGTGCTGTTCCACTCGTCAGAAATCCTCTGGAACCTGCTGGAGAGCGGCAGCAAGGCCGAGGTCACTGCTCAGCTCAGCCGCATGGAGTGTGTCAT ATCTCTAAAAGACGCCTTTTTCCACAAGCTGATGAACAGTTCCCTCCCGCCCGACCTCCAACTCAGAAACGATCTGCTCGTGATCACAACTCTCATCGCTGAAAACCCAAACTCTCAGCTCCTC gaGAGTTTATTTCTCATAGAGCTCATGGTTTTCATCACATATCCGGAGT TGAAAAGTCACAATCCTCTGGTTCGCAACCTCAAGCTCAGCTACAACAACGAGGACTTGAAAATGAAGAAGCTGATGTTGAACCTGTTGGTTTTAATGTCGAGGGATTTCGCCGCCTTACAG CTCTACAGAGAGGCACAGGTGATGCGGGCTCTGCTGGTGCTCGTGAAGCCGCCTGCCACCAGAAGAGAGCGACGCTCGGCTTCCCGCCACTGGTCCCCCGTCCAGcaggaggagctgcagctgcaggcgCTGGCCACCCTCTCCACCATTGCCCCACTCATTCTGGACGACTACATGGTGTGCCAGggaaacacacacctgctgctcctgctcgaCTGGTGCGTGAAGCAAG ATCCCTTGTTTGGTCAGGGCCACGACTCTGGACGCAGAGGCAACAAGAAGCCACAGATGCGTCACTGTATCAGACTTCTGAGATCTGTGACGTTTACGGGTGAAGAGTCCGTCAACCAGGATCTCTGCGACCAGGGAACCATCAGTCAGCTCCTGG GAATTTTAATGCAGATGGAAGCGTGTCCTGATGAGGAGGATGTTGTCACACTGGAGATAAAGTCAGACATTCAGCTGATCCTATCTGTGCTGTGTGAGAACGACATGCACAGAAAGGTAAAAACTAataat GAGCTCTTTGGTTCAGACGGAGTTGAGATGACTCTTCACTTCCTGAGGAAAGGCTGCAGCAAGTTCTACAGCGGCCTGGGACACAACAAGCTCATCCTCTCCACGGTCGACTGTGTGTG GTCCTGTGTTGTGGGCTGCTACACAACGGAAGATTTCTTTTTGGCTAAAGATGGAGTGGCCCTTCTGCTTCACCTACTCATC tcgTGCCCTAGATGTGTACACGGCATCATCCTCGCCACTCTGCTGGAACTGTGCGACAACCCGAACACGGCGCCTCACATCCGGAGCTGGAGAGATGGCGTGGGTCACACGGCGCCCAGACTCCTGTTGCACCTGTGGAAGCAGGAGGAGCAAGAACTGGGAGTGACCAGAAACAATGGGGGAGGGATCGAAG ATCCCCAAAACCCCATCCTGGGTCAGTACCAGCAGGACTTGCAGCTCTCGTTTCCTGCTGACGCTCCCAGTGCAGCAGTGATGGAAATATCTGAGAACCTGCGTGCCAAGATTTACTCCATTTTCTGCAAAATAG GTTTCCAGGACCTTCCTGGATTGTCAACAAAAGATTATGTGATTTTAAGCATCGTCAGGAGATATCTAGACTTCAAG GTTAGCGAGGTGTGGGAGGAGATCAGCAGGGAGCTGGTTCTGGACGACGTGAGGCCGGTCAGTCCGGACTTGGAGAGTCTGGGCGACATCTGCGTGACTGCGGAGGACACGGCGAGGAAGGCGATGGCAGAGCAGGAGAGCATTCTGGAGCAGCACGAGAAGGAGAACATCAGCGAGGAGGCGCTCATGTACACAGAG ATAAAGTCTCACTGTAAACACAGGGAACTCAAGGCAAAGTCATGGGACAATTATGTTTCCAAAACTTCAAACTACGAAGTCCTGAAG gAAATAAAAGCGCAGAGGAAGAAATCCATGGAATCATCCAAACTAGAAGACGAGGGTCTTATTCCTGAAGAG AATTTTGTCGGTCGTGTCATCGCAGTGGAGAGAACTGAAGGTCACGGTCCTGAAGGAGTGAACGTGACTGTGGCCAGAACTTCAATGAAAGGAGCAG atatCAAATTGAAAAGGCAGCAGATGTCGACGTGA
- the LOC131447588 gene encoding cilia- and flagella-associated protein 69-like isoform X3 → MDIPNLETAAENEEVQEEEEEEVQSKSLDVTKVLHLLEDPLTANLKERHIFVLKKLLKRNQIGFLLRELTGLARILDICAEKVTDHPEYVPIVCEALRICRLPFLKERASDELNYAQDVIAFISHLGCLMRVSEADVRLQLLETVRSFFSNVAGQPRDGMDRATKLKPRTLPPYRFSILSLSLQPTSPGYRLQLLEHSDLTRSLLLSITLLEDQPAVNVQLLKTLQLLSGSSDLNCALILNVRGAEAICLRMNQPDLSGQVLFHSSEILWNLLESGSKAEVTAQLSRMECVISLKDAFFHKLMNSSLPPDLQLRNDLLVITTLIAENPNSQLLESLFLIELMVFITYPELKSHNPLVRNLKLSYNNEDLKMKKLMLNLLVLMSRDFAALQLYREAQVMRALLVLVKPPATRRERRSASRHWSPVQQEELQLQALATLSTIAPLILDDYMVCQGNTHLLLLLDWCVKQDPLFGQGHDSGRRGNKKPQMRHCIRLLRSVTFTGEESVNQDLCDQGTISQLLGILMQMEACPDEEDVVTLEIKSDIQLILSVLCENDMHRKVKTNNELFGSDGVEMTLHFLRKGCSKFYSGLGHNKLILSTVDCVWSCVVGCYTTEDFFLAKDGVALLLHLLISCPRCVHGIILATLLELCDNPNTAPHIRSWRDGVGHTAPRLLLHLWKQEEQELGVTRNNGGGIEDPQNPILGQYQQDLQLSFPADAPSAAVMEISENLRAKIYSIFCKIGFQDLPGLSTKDYVILSIVRRYLDFKVSEVWEEISRELVLDDVRPVSPDLESLGDICVTAEDTARKAMAEQESILEQHEKENISEEALMYTEIKSHCKHRELKAKSWDNYVSKTSNYEVLKEIKAQRKKSMESSKLEDEGLIPEENFVGRVIAVERTEGHGPEGVNVTVARTSMKGADIKLKRQQMST, encoded by the exons ATGGATATTCCAAAtttagaaacagcagcagagaacgAGGAggttcaggaggaggaggaagaagag GTCCAGAGTAAAAGTCTTGACGTCACTAAGGTTCTTCATCTTCTTGAAGATCCTCTGACG GCAAACTTGAAGGAGAGGCACATTTTTGTCCTGAAGAAACTGCTGAAGAGAAACCAGATTGGCTTT ctgctgagggagctaaCAGGCTTGGCCAGAATACTCGACATCTGCGCAGAGAAAGTGACGGATCATCCGGAGTACGTGCCCATTGTATGTGAAGCACTTAGAATTTGTAG GCTTCCCTTCCTGAAAGAGAGAGCATCGGACGAGCTGAACTATGCTCAGGACGTCATCGCGTTCATCTCCCACCTGG GTTGTCTCATGAGGGTCTCCGAGGCTGATGTGAGACTACAGCTTCTTGAAACTGTGAGGTCATTCTTCAGCAATGTAGCTGGACAGCCGCGCGACGGTATGGACCGTGCCACCAAGCTAAAGCCTCGGACTTTACCCCCTTACAGATTTTCTATACTTTCACTAA GTCTTCAGCCGACTTCTCCTGGTTAcaggctgcagctgctggagcACAGCGACCTGACACGGTCGCTCCTTCTCTCCATCACCCTGCTGGAGGACCAGCCAGCCGTCAACGTGCAGCTCTTGAAGACACTTCAGCTCCTCTCGGGCTCCTCTG ATCTGAATTGTGCCTTGATACTGAATGTGCGGGGCGCAGAGGCCATATGTCTTCGCATGAACCAACCCGACCTGTCGGGTCAGGTGCTGTTCCACTCGTCAGAAATCCTCTGGAACCTGCTGGAGAGCGGCAGCAAGGCCGAGGTCACTGCTCAGCTCAGCCGCATGGAGTGTGTCAT ATCTCTAAAAGACGCCTTTTTCCACAAGCTGATGAACAGTTCCCTCCCGCCCGACCTCCAACTCAGAAACGATCTGCTCGTGATCACAACTCTCATCGCTGAAAACCCAAACTCTCAGCTCCTC gaGAGTTTATTTCTCATAGAGCTCATGGTTTTCATCACATATCCGGAGT TGAAAAGTCACAATCCTCTGGTTCGCAACCTCAAGCTCAGCTACAACAACGAGGACTTGAAAATGAAGAAGCTGATGTTGAACCTGTTGGTTTTAATGTCGAGGGATTTCGCCGCCTTACAG CTCTACAGAGAGGCACAGGTGATGCGGGCTCTGCTGGTGCTCGTGAAGCCGCCTGCCACCAGAAGAGAGCGACGCTCGGCTTCCCGCCACTGGTCCCCCGTCCAGcaggaggagctgcagctgcaggcgCTGGCCACCCTCTCCACCATTGCCCCACTCATTCTGGACGACTACATGGTGTGCCAGggaaacacacacctgctgctcctgctcgaCTGGTGCGTGAAGCAAG ATCCCTTGTTTGGTCAGGGCCACGACTCTGGACGCAGAGGCAACAAGAAGCCACAGATGCGTCACTGTATCAGACTTCTGAGATCTGTGACGTTTACGGGTGAAGAGTCCGTCAACCAGGATCTCTGCGACCAGGGAACCATCAGTCAGCTCCTGG GAATTTTAATGCAGATGGAAGCGTGTCCTGATGAGGAGGATGTTGTCACACTGGAGATAAAGTCAGACATTCAGCTGATCCTATCTGTGCTGTGTGAGAACGACATGCACAGAAAGGTAAAAACTAataat GAGCTCTTTGGTTCAGACGGAGTTGAGATGACTCTTCACTTCCTGAGGAAAGGCTGCAGCAAGTTCTACAGCGGCCTGGGACACAACAAGCTCATCCTCTCCACGGTCGACTGTGTGTG GTCCTGTGTTGTGGGCTGCTACACAACGGAAGATTTCTTTTTGGCTAAAGATGGAGTGGCCCTTCTGCTTCACCTACTCATC tcgTGCCCTAGATGTGTACACGGCATCATCCTCGCCACTCTGCTGGAACTGTGCGACAACCCGAACACGGCGCCTCACATCCGGAGCTGGAGAGATGGCGTGGGTCACACGGCGCCCAGACTCCTGTTGCACCTGTGGAAGCAGGAGGAGCAAGAACTGGGAGTGACCAGAAACAATGGGGGAGGGATCGAAG ATCCCCAAAACCCCATCCTGGGTCAGTACCAGCAGGACTTGCAGCTCTCGTTTCCTGCTGACGCTCCCAGTGCAGCAGTGATGGAAATATCTGAGAACCTGCGTGCCAAGATTTACTCCATTTTCTGCAAAATAG GTTTCCAGGACCTTCCTGGATTGTCAACAAAAGATTATGTGATTTTAAGCATCGTCAGGAGATATCTAGACTTCAAG GTTAGCGAGGTGTGGGAGGAGATCAGCAGGGAGCTGGTTCTGGACGACGTGAGGCCGGTCAGTCCGGACTTGGAGAGTCTGGGCGACATCTGCGTGACTGCGGAGGACACGGCGAGGAAGGCGATGGCAGAGCAGGAGAGCATTCTGGAGCAGCACGAGAAGGAGAACATCAGCGAGGAGGCGCTCATGTACACAGAG ATAAAGTCTCACTGTAAACACAGGGAACTCAAGGCAAAGTCATGGGACAATTATGTTTCCAAAACTTCAAACTACGAAGTCCTGAAG gAAATAAAAGCGCAGAGGAAGAAATCCATGGAATCATCCAAACTAGAAGACGAGGGTCTTATTCCTGAAGAG AATTTTGTCGGTCGTGTCATCGCAGTGGAGAGAACTGAAGGTCACGGTCCTGAAGGAGTGAACGTGACTGTGGCCAGAACTTCAATGAAAGGAGCAG atatCAAATTGAAAAGGCAGCAGATGTCGACGTGA